Proteins encoded together in one Pithys albifrons albifrons isolate INPA30051 chromosome 29, PitAlb_v1, whole genome shotgun sequence window:
- the DMTN gene encoding dematin has product MERLQKQPLTSPGSVCSSRGSSVPGSPSSIVAKMDNEVLGYKDLAAIPKDKAILDIERPDLMIYEPHFTYSLMEHVELPRSRERSLSPKSISPPPSPEVIREWLESRPPTSTPVPTSRQGSSSTRSSVQHFHRPETDTTELNIYKKPPIYRQKDHHSSAHHGKHLIEDLIIESSKFPAAQPPDPNQPAKIETDYWPCPPSLAVVETEWRRRMASKRGEEEDEDLTEEMKNLRELQKQELSKVTSNLGKMILKEEMEKSLPIRRKTRSLPDRTPFHTSLHTSYKSSSLPASGRSTLTRLQSAEFGSVGSEKGSPALQNGQRGRMDRGNSLPSMLEQKIYPYEMLMVTNRGRVKLPPGVDRTRLERHLSPEDFLKVFEMPPEEFSKLALWKRNELKKKAFLF; this is encoded by the exons CAGCCACTGACCTCCCCTGGGAGCGTCTGCTCTTCCCGTGGATCCAGCGTTCCTGGATCGCCCTCCAGCATCGTG gCCAAAATGGACAACGAGGTTCTGGGCTACAAGGACCTGGCTGCCATCCCTAAGGACAAAGCCATCCTGGACATCGAACGCCCCGACCTGATGATCTACGAGCCACATTTCACCTACTCGCTCATGGAGCACGTGGAGCTGCCCCGGAGCCGGGAG CGCTCCCTGTCTCCCAAATCCATCTCTCCCCCTCCATCTCCAGAG GTCATCCGGGAGTGGTTGGAGAGCCGGccccccaccagcacccccgTGCCCACCTCGCGCCAGGGCAGCTCCTCCACCCGCAGCAGCGTCCAGCACTTCCACCGACCTG AGACCGACACGACAGAGCTCAACATATACAAGAAGCCTCCGATCTACCGGCAGAAGG acCACCATTCCAGTGCCCACCATGGGAAGCATCTCATAGAGGACTTGATCATCGAATCCTCCAAGTTCCCGGCGGCGCAGCCCCCAGACCCCAACCAGCCTGCCAAGATCGAGACCGACTACTGGCCGTGCCCCCCATCCCTGGCCGTCGTGG AGACGGAGTGGAGGAGGCGGATGGCCTCcaagagaggggaggaggaggatgaggaccTGACGGAGGAGATGAAGAACCTTCGGGAGCTCCagaagcaggagctgagcaag GTCACCTCCAACCTCGGGAAGATGATCCtgaaggaggagatggagaaatCTCTGCCAATCCGGAGAAAAACCCGCTCGCTGCCGGACCGGACACCCTTCCACACGT ccctgcacacgAGCTACAAGAGCTCCTCCCTGCCGGCCTCAGGCAGGAGCACCCTCACCCGG cTGCAGTCGGCAGAGTTCGGCTCGGTGGGGAGCGAGAAGGGCAGCCCAG ccctgcag AATGGCCAACGTGGGCGCATGGACAGAGGGAACTCCTTGCCCAGCATGTTGGAGCAGaag ATCTACCCCTATGAAATGCTGATGGTGACAAACCGAGGCCGTGTGAAGCTGCCACCCGGCGTGGACAGGACCAGACTGGAG AGACACCTGTCCCCTGAGGATTTCCTGAAGGTCTTCGAGATGCCCCCGGAGGAGTTCAGCAAACTGGCCCTCTGGAAGCGCAACGAGCTGAAGAAGAAAGCCTTCCTCTTCTGA